The nucleotide sequence TTAAATTTACCGCGGTTGATCTTTTAAAATTTGATTTTATAATAGGTTACGATATTATTGTTTCGCTGGGTAACACTTTATCAAACATTGACAAGAAAAAATTAAACAGCATAATAAAAATCGCTTCAAAGAATTTAAATTCGAACGGCAAAATATTAATTCAAATTATCAATTATTCAGTTATTCCCAAAGATAAAGATTATGTTCTCAACACTTTCGAAAACGAAAATATGATAATTGTAAGAAAATATTCCTTTAAAGATGATAAAATGTTTTTCATAATTGAATTAACAGATAAAGAACGGCAAACATCCGAGCAAATAATTACAAAAATCCATCCTCACTCATTTGAAGATTTTAAAAAAGCCGCTAATCAAAATAATCTCAAAATAAAAATTTATGGCAGTTTATCTCAAGACATTTTTAAGCAAGATGCAAAAGATTTAGTAATTAGCTTAACTAAATAAAAGGCTGCCTTATTATCGTTTTCCAATTTTTCGGATCGGCTTTTCGAATATCACTTAAATAAATTTCATGATGTTTGCCGGAAAGTTTAAATCCTTTTTCCTCAATGAATTTATGAAGTTTACTTATAACCGGTCCTTCTTCAGAAAATGGTCCAATGTGTAAAACTTGAACGGCTTTCCCTTCAGTAAATTTTTCAAACTTTATTTTGTCAACCGCACCTGTGTTTTTTTTCTTTTTAAATTCCGATATTCCTTTTTCAACTAATTCAATAGTTATAAACTCCGGCTGCATAATCATTGCATTCCATTTCCATTCATCTTTTTTATCTATGCTGAAATTTTCCATATCGTTTATCCACCATAAACCTTCAAGCGGCATAACGGCATAATCAATTTGTAATGATTTTTTAATCATAAATTTAATTATGTACGACAAACCAAATAAAACTTCAACCGCGTTTTTGTAATCTTGTGAAGTATTTGGATTTCCTTTTCCCTCAATTATTAAAAACGTAATTCCGGAACTTCAATAATTTCCGCATTCGGTTTTGCTTTATACAAATTTTTAAATGTTTTTTTAAAATCAATTTTTTCCATTTATTCACCGAAGAAAAATTTATAGTAATTCTAATTTTTTATTATTGAAGTAAAATCTGAATTTCAGTTAAATAATTATTCGGATTTCCCTTAAATATCATTCCCGGACCTTTAATATAAACTTCTCTACTCGGCAAAATGGTTTTATAATTTTTTTCATTTAAATAAGAGAAAAGTTTTTTATAAGAATCAGATAAATATTCATATGGACCTTTGTGAATTAAACTAATGCATGTTCCGCCTTTTAATTCTCTCACGGAAATATTTTCAATATCTTTGCCGTTTCTAATCGGTACGCATGCTTCAAAATCAGCGTCGTTTTCTTTATATTCATTATCATAATAAAGTGTTAATGGCTTACCATTAATTTTACTTCCAAAGTTTTTACCTAAAACTTTAAAACCTTCTCCAACTTCGGAATATTTTCCATTCATTCTGAAACCCGCAATTAAAATGGTTTCAAGTTCCTTTTCCTCAATTTCAAATTCATTATTATTTTTCATTTTTATCTCGCTTTCATTTACTAAAATATTTTCTATCGCTCTTGAAATCTCATTATATCTATTTACTTTTTTTTCGATTTCCAAAAGTTTTACTTTAAGCTGACCGACTAAATCCGACTCAGAGTTGCAGCTTGATAAAATTTCTTTAATCTCTTGAATTGAAAAATCCAATTCACGCAAAATCTTAATTGATTTAGCTTTTTCATAATCTTTTTCCGAAAAGTATCTGTAATTAGTAAATTCATCAATTTCCGATGGAATAAGTAATTCCTTTTCATGATAAAATCGCAATGTCTTTATTGGAATCTGCGTTATTTTTGATAACTCGCCAATTGAAAATCTCATCTCAACCTATATTGATTAATTTACATTTTAAAAATAAGCACTCCACCAAGTGGAGAGTCAATATTTATTTAACATATTTTCAAAATATTAATAATTTATTTTGGCGGTTTATTTTACTATCTTGTAAAGAATTTTTGTCTGCAATAACACGAAAGTTTTTACAAATTTGAAAAAAATCATTCCAATTTTTTTAATAACAATCATTTCACTGAATTCATTCGGGTTTGATTTTATTGCCGAATATTTAATTTACAAGTGCAGGGAAACTTTTGAAGAATCATTGATAGAACAAATTGATAAATCTGAAATTATAGTGTTTGATTATAATTCAATTGAGAAATGCAAATTTGTGCTATATGATGATGAAATTGAATACGATGGACAAATGTACGATATTGTTAGGAAGGAAGAAAAAAATAACAGCATATATTTTTACTGTATAAATGACAAAATTGAAAGCAGTATTAAAAGGAGATTAAACAAAGAAACCGAAGATCAAAAATTGCCTTCACATGCATATTTTATTCAAAAAAATATTGTTAAAATTTTTATAGCCCCATCTAGTTATACAAACATTTTCGTTAAGCGCAAATTAATATTCCCTGAAATAAAAATTAGTTTTTACAAATCAGTTAATAGTGATGTAATTTCTCCGCCGCCGAATTTTACCGTTTGATGTTGAATCAATAAGCGTAAATACTTAAAAATATTTAACCAAAACGTAATTTTTTAAAGGAGAAGTATGAAAAAATCTGCTTTCATACTGATTTTTCTTTTCCTTTTTTCCCTTGCCAATTTATTCGGACAATCAATGATTTCCGGTGTAATTACAAGTAAAGAAAACGGAGAAAAATTAGTAGGTGTAAACATTTATATAAATGAACTTCAAAAAAGTACAATTTCAAATTCAAACGGTGAATACAAATTTGGCAATATTCCATTAGGCAAATATCAAATTCAGTTTAGTTTTTTGGGATTCAAGCCGGAAATAGTGACGGTGAATGTTTCTGAAAATTTATTTGTTCAAAATGTAAGTTTAAGTCGTGCAAATATAAATCTTGGAGAAGTTTTAGTTCTCGGAAATTCCGCAAGAGCGAAAGAAAAAATTCCATACAAAGTAGAAACTGTATCCAAAGAAAAATTGGAAAATAACGGATATATAAATATTACAAATTCTTTATCGCTTTTACCCGGAATTTCAGAACTTACAAACGGATCTGGAATTTCAAAACCGGTTGTTAGAGGTTTGTTCGGTTATAGAATAGCGCCGATTGTAAACGGACTTAGAATAGATAATCAGCAATGGCAAGATGAACATGATTTCGGATTAACAGATCTCGGAGCTGAAAGTATTGAAATAATAGAAGGTCCAGCTTCGCTGTTATTCGGTTCTCAAGCTTTGGGAGGAATAATCAGAATCAATAATGAAAAAAATGCTCCGCAAAATGAAATTATTGGAAATTATAACCTGAAGATTTTTTCCAATACGCTTGGAGCAAACACCGAACTTGGATTAAAAGGAACAAAAGATGTATTAAGCTGGCAATTTCACTTAAACGGTAAAAGTCATGCCGATTATTTAGCCGGCGGAAGTGAAAAAATTCCAAATACAAGATTTGCGGAAATTGGCGCATCAACAATGTTAAGCTATAATCCTTCATGGGGAATTAGTTCATTGAACTATAATTTTTCTCGTCAAATAAACGGAATTGTTGAAGAAGCTGATTTAACCAATATTAAAGATTTGGAAGAAGAACATTTTGAACGTGAGTTTGAGGGACCGCATCATACTGTTGATTTTCATATCGCTTCGCTGCGGAATACTATTCTACTAAATAGTTCGTTAATAAAATTAAATCTAGGTTTTCAAAATAATCACAGGATAGAAGATGAAGGTACGGAAAACATGTCAGTCGAAACCGAGGAAAATGAACTTGACGTAATATTAAATACTTTTTCACTCGATGCTCAATGGATAAAACCTTTCAGTGAAAAAACCGAACTAACTTTAGGCGCTCAGGG is from Ignavibacteriota bacterium and encodes:
- a CDS encoding MerR family transcriptional regulator, producing the protein MRFSIGELSKITQIPIKTLRFYHEKELLIPSEIDEFTNYRYFSEKDYEKAKSIKILRELDFSIQEIKEILSSCNSESDLVGQLKVKLLEIEKKVNRYNEISRAIENILVNESEIKMKNNNEFEIEEKELETILIAGFRMNGKYSEVGEGFKVLGKNFGSKINGKPLTLYYDNEYKENDADFEACVPIRNGKDIENISVRELKGGTCISLIHKGPYEYLSDSYKKLFSYLNEKNYKTILPSREVYIKGPGMIFKGNPNNYLTEIQILLQ
- a CDS encoding class I SAM-dependent methyltransferase, whose amino-acid sequence is MENAKFFNILSSSYDLMINFENSLKNKSENFKKFIEPNYKNALDLGCGTGVDSIALCQLGLNVTAIDHSEEMIKLAMINAENKKVKIKFTAVDLLKFDFIIGYDIIVSLGNTLSNIDKKKLNSIIKIASKNLNSNGKILIQIINYSVIPKDKDYVLNTFENENMIIVRKYSFKDDKMFFIIELTDKERQTSEQIITKIHPHSFEDFKKAANQNNLKIKIYGSLSQDIFKQDAKDLVISLTK
- a CDS encoding TonB-dependent receptor; the protein is MKKSAFILIFLFLFSLANLFGQSMISGVITSKENGEKLVGVNIYINELQKSTISNSNGEYKFGNIPLGKYQIQFSFLGFKPEIVTVNVSENLFVQNVSLSRANINLGEVLVLGNSARAKEKIPYKVETVSKEKLENNGYINITNSLSLLPGISELTNGSGISKPVVRGLFGYRIAPIVNGLRIDNQQWQDEHDFGLTDLGAESIEIIEGPASLLFGSQALGGIIRINNEKNAPQNEIIGNYNLKIFSNTLGANTELGLKGTKDVLSWQFHLNGKSHADYLAGGSEKIPNTRFAEIGASTMLSYNPSWGISSLNYNFSRQINGIVEEADLTNIKDLEEEHFEREFEGPHHTVDFHIASLRNTILLNSSLIKLNLGFQNNHRIEDEGTENMSVETEENELDVILNTFSLDAQWIKPFSEKTELTLGAQGVLQNNQNDGKRILIPNAETNEISFFTYLKQNVGLVDLDAGLRYDIKNIHTEEMGIINTANYFKTIENDYKTINGALGASFTATENLIIKANIATGYRAPNLAELSSNGVHEGTTRYELGNENMKSEQSLQTDFGINFHNNDLNANVNLFYNHINNFIFLQPTNMFIDINRVYQFMQNDANLKGGEISIDWSLTNCFDLGGSYSTVIGQKSDDSYLPFMPADKIIGSIKYHLRELSSLKNFYILVTLRNYLKQNKVAEEELPTPAYTLVDLSLGSAVNIFDLDFDLAINATNLLDKKFFDHLSLLKPLGILNMGRNISLVLNVPFSL